TATAATACtgaaatattgcccagccctacatgacagtcatgacacatgaaccctaaccataacttgtctaACCATAACTTGAATGACACTgaaagaagtgttatgtcataaacgtttatgacttgtttagttgacagtgtcatgtcactcttatgtagataccttcaagtaaagtgttaccctattttctaacattttcTTGATAAAACAATCAATAAAATGGAACGATTAACAATGATAGTCTCTTACTCTTTTTCTTGGCCGGTCCGTCCTGGCTCACAGCGACGGGCACGGGAGCCGTCTCCTCGCCTTCTCCCGCCtccatctttttcttcttcttcttcttcttcttgatcTCCTTTGAAAGTGGAGACCAGTCGACTTCAGGAGGCTCAGCAGGCACAGTGCTgccttcatcctcctcctccacctccactaatctcttctttttcttctttggtGGCTGGTTTTCCTTTGAGGAGTTCTCTTCTTGTTCCGTgttcattttcttcttctttggtgtGTCATCATCCTGCTGAGCAGCATCAGGGGTCTCCTCCGCCGCCCCTTTCATCCGTTTTAGTCTGGGGAAAACGGTAAATGTTATATAAATGTCACATTATCCTTATTATTCCATAATTCTTACACATTGCCTAAATATATTTATGCATTTGTTATTGCCCCTTTAATACTGTAACATTTAATCAAAATACACattatgcatttctttttatACTGAGttaatgaattatttttttttctatgtatGACCAAAAAAAGCTTTTGGGCATTCCTACGgtaaagatattttactttttgatGCCATTATATGTTGGAAGTTTCTACCTCTCCATTGTTTTGCCCTTTTGTTTGTGTAACTATTTAAGTActgaaatacatttctatttCCAAAAATATTCTATAGCTCATTATGTGGTTATTTCATTAAATTTGAATCTGAACTACGTACACTTACAACAGCTGATAAAGTAGTACTAACAGTGTACATAATGGGAAGTTTTAGACATAAGGATGCCAAAGGAAAAAGTCCACAGACTTCTTGGCGATCTTCTTCTCCTTCCACTTCTGATTCATCATGGCCGTCTCCTCCTGCCTGTGGCGCCTCAGCCTCTTCGCCAGGCTCAGTCTCTTCTTGGGGCGGTGTTTCTTTTTGGCCGAGGAGAGCTGAGAGGAGTCGCCGTCTAAAAGGAGTTCGGAGAGGAAGAAGTATAGTCAAGTAAGTGCCATTAACGGACATTCACACCCAAAAAAAAGTGATCCGGCGACCTGCCGGGGGGCATTTGTGTGACATCCTGTTGTGCTCTGTAACCCCCCCCCAACAAGGCACAATTAGACTTTATctttcacaattactgtttcCCATCAGTTTGTTTATAGATTTCGACGTTTCCAACCGCACTTGAAGGAAGCTTCATTTcaccggagagagagagagagagagagaaagaaaagagagcagCGAGGTTGTTGCAGCAAttgataatcggccgtcagacagtctggcgaggtcggtgactcgagtctgttcggtgtgttctgttctgtgacgtcgtccgtcagaggagcagtcggccttcatttggccgagctgacatgctcagtcggagacagggcagtcaggactcacccggaaatggcgagtggatgagcctctcaaaatctgatgaaaatcttttaaactgacctttgttgatctgaaatgaagacagattcagcaactgcacggcctatttctctcttaaaatgttttcagaaacacgtttcggtgaactattttagtacaatatgagatcgtgttctgaacgagccgccatgacagtctggctgtgaatttccggagaaaaaagacccacgtgacgcgttcgtccaatcagctgccggttttcattttctgggaaacaatacagagaagcgccgcctgctgctatggagacgtttcgcgcacgcgcagagcgtacgctcaagtcggcgtcgcctcagtgtgttctgaggcatttttttggacctcggggacagAATGTCGCCTCGGATTGTAATGATACCGTGGtattacaattacttttttaatttatttatttattactttattaatattgatgttTTAGGAGTTTGAGCCTCAGAATATCATTTTAGAAACTCATACGGTTTGTTGTGCTAGTATTTAATCCTAAAGGTAACTAcaaactacagctgtcagataaatgcagtaaagtaaaaaaagtacaATGTTCTCCCCTGATATGTAGTGTTGTAGAAAGTAGCCTAAAATGGAAATACCCAATTTGTACAACTACAAACTTGCACTTAAATGCAGTACTTCAACCGACCAATACTGCTGAATAAAGGAGCTGATGTATATTTCTGTGTACCTGTGGCCTCCAGATGCTTTGCTGTGTCTCcgtctccccctgctgttctCTCATCAGACTGCACCTCCTCGCCCTCTTGTCTGccctcttttttcctctttttcttcttcttcttcttctcatcTGTTGCCGGACTCACGAGACTCTCCTCATCCTCCACTCCCGCTGCCTCGCTCTGCTCCTCTTCTACATCTTTCACCTTTCTCTTTTTGATCTTCTTGTCTGAAGGAGTGACGGGAGCCCCCTCATCGTTCTCTTCCACTTCTTTCGGCTCCCTTTTCCTTTTCTtagccttcttcttcttcttctctggtgAAGTGGCCTGAGacatgtcctcctcctcctcttgcttCTGATCCGTCTCTTCCTCTGCCACCACCTCCTccgctctctttttctttttgccagTCTTGGTGATCAGAGTAGTATCGCTGGACGTATCTGCGGTCGATGAGTCTGTGCTCGGGGGATCTGCAGTTGGCGTCTCTACATCCTTTTTgctcttgtttttcttcttcctcttcttggGAGTTGGGGGTTCTTGTCCGGACTCCGTCGCCTCCTCAGGGAGCGGTTGGACAGTTTCTGGCTCGGCCGCCTCGCTGTCGCTGACTTCGATGTTGAGGATGATGTTGACTTCTGGGTCTAGTTGCTCTTCTgctgtggtggaagaagtattcagatccttcagtaaatgtactgataccacactgtaaaaatactccaagtaaaagtcctgcattgaaaatgttacttaagtgaaagtatgcaagtatcatcaggaaaatgtagttaaagtattaaaagtaaagtaaaatcctcccattgtagaaagtgtaaaggatccaaccagttgtgtgtttaatggtctaatcatctcagctggacttgtagccgtaatattgttggctagtttactttagaattaaacatcagattttataaactacgtgtgttttgtgtgcagaaatcttaatgtgtaaagtaactagtaactaaagctgtaacagatgaatgtagtggagtaaaaagtacaatatttctctctgaaatgtagcgagtggcatgaaaagaaaagaacactGCTCTTCTGCCTCTTCTACCACACACACGTTTTTGGCTATCTTGACTTCATCAGGGTCATCATCAGTGTGACTTATAAGTGTGACTTAAATCACCATTGGTACTAAATTcactaaacattttaaaaacatcatattttacttctaaaaaatgtatttcctcCTGGTGGATATAGACATTTAAAAGAGAAATATAAATGACCACAACTACAAAATTACGACCAACTTTCCAAAATAATTCCAAAGTAATAAAACACATTCAGGGtatattcatgaatattaaGAGATTTGAAAATACTGTGTTTAACCAATAATCAGTACCTCCAGGATTAcgcagcctttttttgagattgttgcagcccaaaatgcctgatttcgcagAAGCTTTTGTAAAAggttgcgataaaagttgcgatgtcttttgtatgtttgttgcaatgaagttgcaggAGACAGTGACATTTgcgattttttctttttgtatagttctttaaaaataaaaaggaaacttgtttcggggagaataaaattactctgggctgagttttcctagaaaaccaaaaaggctcaggatgctgcaaatgttggtaaaatatgaaaatggctggtggatttaagacaaaaaataatttattgaatgaatcaaatctgaacatatttgtcagtggcttgttgatctttacattgttagttaatttcctatccttgcctgggacacattcatacggtttgataaagtacttattggactttaacttatcattgcacttacaataatgaGCACAGCTGTCCTCAaattaggtcatcgtgtcgtctcatctctggtttttcctgcatccaccgtgtgtgtctgtgtgtgtttgtgtttgtgtgtgtgcgcgtcaatAGCGGGGGGAACTgtatgagcagcagccccgcgcccgcctgctgcagagagccgacaggattgaaacagcagccgctgactttagagtgaaaaatcgttacagcgtacattaatgttaaaatgtatacaggttggccggacagtctgaaatgttttgcacggtctttcgctgtacgttttgttggtaaatgtgagatgttggagtctcgtcttcatatcggaaaccagctctctctcactcctgcttggtcattggctctcagagtcacatactgacggcacgtgggactgctgggattggttgaagtcgcgggaaactctggttattggtcaaatttgcggaaaagtgccagtgattggttgaattcgcgtgaattggcgcaatcgcgacatcgcgaaatcctggagggactgaataagAGTTTGAGATAAAAGGGTTTTGTTTGGTGTTAAAAAGGTTGggttgtatactgtatgttttgggTAGGATTAGAGCGTGGTGTACTGGAGGAGAGTACAGTAACTGTTACCAGTGTTAGAGATGGGGTCCTCTGGGGGGGGTGGTGATGTCTCAGTCTGGTCTTCAGGCTTCAGCGGGGGGGTTAGGTCACTGCCCTCTGTGCTctgagtcaacacacacacacacacacacacacacacacaaacgtattACTACTATAATTATTACCAATTGTTTTTGTATATGTTCTTGTGTTTAGATTCAAATTCTCTTCTAACAAGAGAAGAGATTTTTTTAGGCCATTTTAGgccaggacagctgaagatgtgacaggggagagagagagagagggaatcacatgcagcaaagggccacaggtcggaatcgaacccgcggctgctgtgtgagccttagtacatggggcccacgctcaaccaggtgagcgaTCCAGGCGCCCCACAAGACTAACTTGTTGTCAGGTTAGTCTACAGCCAGACCACGACAACACTCCCTCCAACTAAATGTTTTAGGGTACCTTAGATTTCTCCTcattttcctcctcttcatcaggaTTTTCAGAATCAGGGTCtgaaaaaagattaaaatacaCCATTATGCCATTATAAAATCTAATGTATTTTTACACACCACAGACTGTTCACCCCACTCCCCTCTGGGAGGCGTTTCAGATCTCTCCGCACCCGTACCAGCAGGTTCAGAGGAAGCTTCTTTCCTGCGGCTGTCACCCTACTGAACTCTTGCTCTGCATCCCAGTGACAACcaaccccaaagggacttaccatctccaacagaaaacactgttcatgaactgctccaaacagctctattgtagtccagcctttacttcagcgACAAGACACGTtgtaatgctcgcctagctgctagcgtggcacgccctcatactctgcttctgactggctagtagtccttacctagctactgtcagggcacgccctcatactctgcttctgactggctagtagtccttacctaggtactgtcagggtatgctctcatactctgcttccgactggctagtagtccttacctaggtactgagcatgtgtgactcccaacaaacaGCATAGTATtgtgatattttccgtggcaatactgcagcgatacacagacgccaagtaacgatcttttattatatgtgtgtttgtctgcttgataatcccattttgcagcaataacattgaagtgagatgaacaaacagagaaatggatcttaaaacagatgttgaaaaagttatcttttggggacatcatttgaaattgggaacattttgaagttggaaaaaaagtaataaattgcaatacatTGCAAATTAATGCAATATGTTTGAAATCATAATAATATCTTATGGTGACATAAGTATCATGATGATATGGTATCGttaggcctctggtgattcccacctcTAATGTTTACGATAGGGCGATGTCAAACATCTGTAATATGTAAAACATATTTCCACTGCATTTAACACAGATTACAAGTgagattacagtttttttaaaaagggagtAAAATTGGCAATTAGTCAAAAAGATATCATCTTAAACTGCATATGATAGTGGGGATGTGAACGTGGATTAATGTTCTGTTGCTTACCTTAGTACATTGGGTACCAAGACCCCACCGGTATCTACCTAAACGactggtatctaccggaccTAAGAACAACGCGGATTTTGGTGCCACTTCAATGTCTGCGCTGCtttctgatgctccaaaacagacgttagaggcaacagaagcatcgctgcacgtgacgctagttagcgttacacttgacagcaggtaacgttagctagcagctggattaaacacgcttaaaatgctgacagctaaattgTGTAAAGTGacagtatttcactgtagaggattccaacccCGGGACGTACAACTGCCTGCtgctgtcggaaaaacaacacagacggtgcgttcacttgaaactggtaagcctcgtggtgcattcaaatacccttttcccatctagttgttgttttgtcgtttatCAGCAATTTActtgtgaaataagttattacaatattaaagggggtctaagcgatgttgggtgacggcacttgtTGTTGACGTTTAatgtattgtcaaacaaaactgagGCTAGCtcacccctctctcctcctcatcccgtcccctcccttccgtgcttccgcgcactaaccccccaacccccacccccaaatccttcttgtcggttattggctggaacactgttatgtttggtggtgcaggttggccagtttgtttttgttgccgtttgtggagcctgggctgtctacagagaccgcattttttacagtgtgttcaggggacaggcagctagcagatagtgaggaggtgtttttttacagtgtgttcatggGACAGGCAGATAgtgagaagatttttttttacagtgtgttcaggggacaggcagatagtgaggagatgttttttttttttacagtgtgttcaggggacaggcagatagtgagattttttttacagtgtgttcaggggacaggcagataATGagaagatgttttttacagtgtgttcagggaacaggcagatagtgaggagatgttttttacagtgtgttcaggggacaggcagctagcagatagtgagatttttttacagtgtgttcaggggacaggcagatagtgagatgtttttttacagtgtgttcgggggacaggcagctagcagatagtgaggagatgtttttttacagtgtgttcaggggacaggcagatagtgaggagatgtttttttacagtgtgttcaggggacaggcagatagtgagatgtttttttacagtgtgttcaggggacaagcagctagcagatagtgaggagatgttttttacagtgtgttcaggggacaggcagatagtgagatgttttttacagtgtgttcggGGGACAggcagatagtgagatgtttttttacagtgtgttcaggggacaggcagataGTGAGaggtttttttacagtgtgttcaggggacaagCAGCTAGCAgacagtgaggagatgttttttacagtgtgtttaggggacaggcagatagtgaggagatgtttttttttacagtgtgttcaggggacaggcagatagtgaggagatgttttttacagtgtgttcaggggacagacagctagcggatagttagatgttttttacagtgtgttcaggggacaggcagctagcagatagtgaggagatgtttttttacagtgtgttcaggggacagatagtgagatgttttttacagtgtgttcaggggacaggcagctagcagatagtgaggagatgttttttacagtgtgttcaggggacaggcagatagtgaggagatgttttttacagtgtgttcaggggacaggcagatagtgagatgtttttttacagtgtgttcaggggacaggcagctagcagatagtgaggagatgttttttacagtgtgttcaggagaCAGGCAGATAGtggtgagatgttttttacagtgtgttcaggagacaggcagctagcagatagtgaggagatgtttgctgtatgtgacaaaaaatgttgtagcctaaaaaacatgtgacattgcttagagcacctttaataaatcataaaattttgaccatatggccttagcaataaacaagccattctttaatgtcaccgactgtcgtttttatttatttattacttcttttttttaaagtatcggttcaggcaccgtttagaatttctctttttttttttttaaagatacctAATCCTGTTGTACACTGGTACAACGTGTCCATTGCTTACTTGTGTCAAGCGTTTGTTGAGAAGGAAATATGAAGGTATCAGTAGaactatattttatttataatgtgGAATTAATAaccccaggaagaatagttGTTACCATGGTAAAAAATCTATTTACAGACTGCTGAAGTTATTAATTGTCTCTTGATAACATCAGACCACTCTCGTTTCTTTGTTTCCAAATGAATGTCGCTCATAAGCCTttgtcacagcagacattttgactcgtCATGGCGACAAAAGGACAGCCAGAACTAATTACTGTTCAAGCAATTGTTGCAACGCAGCGATTAGTAATGTTATCAGTTACACCTGAGTTTGACAAGTCTAAGAGCCAGCTGAGAGACATGTCTCTTCAACTTTAATTTCTGCACCAAAGTCATGGATTCATTTCAAACACTTTGGTAAATGAGGTGCTTGTGTTCCAGATGACTAATTAATTGCTCTAGTTTGCTTAACGAGCTCTGACAAGCTTTACAAAACCCTTTGAGATGTTAAACAAGTGACTAGCGTTGTGGAAAACTTGTCTGAACAGAGCTGCCAGGGCTGTTCAAACTCTTTCCAAGTGTTGGCGTCGAGTCCAAGCACATCAAGGTAAAATCTTAAACTTTATGTCTTACATTCCccccttttttcccccaaataaaattaaatgatCCAAACGTTTTGCATTTAAACGGCTAGAGACACAATGCTGCCAACAAAAAACGAAATACATTACGTATCTTTTTCCTCCTTAATAAAATGGCACTTTTGGaaatgtatttcaagagcgGTGGAACATTTTAATTGGTCTGTTCatccaaattacaaaaacaaacaaatattcaTAGAGACCACTCTTTCAGCATAAAGTACGTCCTATAAATCGAGGAAtctttgtgcgtgcgtgcgtgtatgtgtgtgtgcgtgtgtcttccGCATGTGCAGTACAGCAGCGGGGCGGGGAGTGGCTACATCCCTAGAAGGCTCATTGATTGCGGTTCACTGGCTCTGctacaaaccccggtctcctggctgaaagtccggggtcagccctatggtcccacagcccaatggtcccacagcccaatggtcccacagccctatgttcccacatttctaggacattttcaaaattaggtgtGTTAggtgtgttcctacatttcccttcaatcctcccacaacattttttaaggttagggggataaaatctgatacaaatttatgaaaaaggaaatgtgggaacatagggcctaattttggaaaaaaaatcttagaaatgtgggaactgtgggaatatagtgctgtgggaacatagggcctaattttcagtgaaaaaagaaTTTGGTTGCTGTTTgacccatccgccaccccaacAACCTCCTTACACATGATTTACATTCTTTCATCGGTATTCATGCTAGAGCCCTGCGTGGGACTTTTTTTGTAATCCCGCTTCTACCATTACCACCCGCTCCCACAGTGTGTGTTCTGCTCCTGCATCCTGTATTCTATCaattcaataaattaaaatacaggCCATAATAATGTAGACAttttagagctgaaatgattaaacaacaaaataataattacaacTGTTTTTGTAATTCATAATTTATGTTACTGTTTATTGAAAAATTCCAAACAGTCCATCGTTCCAGCTTAATTATGAGGATTTGCTTCTTTTCATTATCTTATTTGAtggtaaaaaccaaaacaagctATAACTTTAACTTTTTGTTTATCAACCTTGCAAtgacttgtgtgtgtgcaacaactggtaatatcatttttttaaactatttttagTGTGGAAACAAGCGTGGAATACTGTGTGATTGCCAAGACTttcataataaaatgtaaaaccaTCCCGTGGTCTTTCATCAGTGGCTTTCAAAAGCTCTGCCGAGGTCGTAAAAGGAAAAAGACCTCTGAGCAGTTTCTTCACAACGGCGTGTGATTCTCGTCAGCGCGGTGAGAAAGAGACGGAGAAGATGCCATACATAACATGTAAAGAACAACCTGGTCATCACACGTCTCATTGGTTGTTCCTACCTGCGGGGGGCGGGgcttccctctctgtctgctgGTCATTGGTCTCCTGAGGTGTCAGGTCAGCCGTGCCGGGCTCGGCCTGGCCGGGCTCCTGCAACAGGAATCAACAGGTCAACAACAGACCTGCCCATAGCACGCACTATGTATtttttgcacattctgcactcaagCCGTGCCtcagcctctttttttcttatgcaaaagttattttgtatgtacatatttgtttctgtattcattgttcatttcatattaATGGTTAATatgtattagggctgggcgatatgacctaaaaataaaatccccgattttaaaaaaaaaaatccgatttaaatcgattttttctccccctacttaaaatcaatctgcagatgacaaagaaattgttcaaaacaagttttaactttattttgttttgactcacacacacgcacacacatggggcatgtataccattatgattattcatgccaattttgtggaaatataaattggtttgagtgttttccctttttttggatggggggtgctatatattcaacaacaaacaaacggatgtgtgcgataaagctgttttcacacatacaggtaattcacttctcgttcctcgctaaaagttcaaatcattttaacgttattgcgcaaccttgcccctattttcacctgttgctgagtaacgtacattaacatcccatggtctcttgaatgtagcatacctgtagcaagctccttcATAGTAACGAGCGGTAAAATAAACGTTGAAGAGGAGCTCCGggctacagagcggcgattgctagttgtttaagccgctacagacctccatcacagcttggtcgtatcagcggcatttagtagatgtgttgagccgcaaaagagttcctcaacaccgcctctggtgccccgcatggtgttccgtcaggtcagcggtagctggtggttcagttatccgagaataggtgactctcagccgggtacagagcaccacgagctgccggtcatttcggcggagattacggataagtaagtaatgaaactactagttaagaaaagaattaatgttagtccctgtcgctgccatgttgtttgtgtatctctatggcaaacgcgcggggcgagggctgagcccgttcggagctatgggagcccagaggggagcgtcggcggatgttaaggagaaaatcgattttcattttaacaaatcgacgttaactacacattcgagttaatcgataaaatcgatttatcgcccagccctaatatgtatgtttgtttgtttgtatgttttgtatgcaccactcaccaaggcaaattccacgtgagtgtaacttattgtggcaataaaccccTTTCTGATACAGCAGACAGGGAGAGTTTCTCTTACTATGTTGCctcatttcttttttctcctcccTAGTGTATACAGCAAAAAGCTGAACCGAGTTCCAGGACTGGCATGTGGACATTAGCTACAAAATGAGACCCAGagatacagtgaggaaaataagtatttgaacaccctgctattttgcaagttctcccacttagaaatcatggaggggtctgaaattgtcatcgtagctgcatgtccactgtgagagacataatctaaaaaaaaaatccagaaatcacaatgtatgattttttaactatttatttgtatgatatagctgcaaataagtatttgaacacctgtctatcagctagaattctgaccctcaaagacctgttagtctgcctttaaaatgtccacctccactccatttattatcctaaattagatgcacctgtttgaggtcgttagctgcataaagacacctgtccaccccatacaatcagtaagaatccaactactaacatggccaagaccaaagagctgtccaaagacactagagacaaaattgtacacctccacaaggctggaaagggctacggggaaattgccaagcagcttggtgaaaaaaggtccactgttggagcaatcattagaaaatggaagaagctaaacatgactgtcaatctccctcggactggggctccatgcaagatctcacctcgtggggtctcaatgatcctaagaaaggtgagaaatcagcccagaactacacgggaggagctggtcaatgacctgaaaagagctgggaccactgtttccaaggttactgttggtaatacactaagacgtcatggtttgaaatcatgcatggcacagaaggttcccctgcttaaaccagcacatgtcaaggcccgtcttaagtttgccaatgaccatttggatgatccagaggagtcatgggagaaagtcatgtggtcagatgagaccaaaatagaactttttggtcattattccactaactgtgtttggaggaagaagaatgatgagtaccatcccaagaacaccatccctactgtgaagcatgggggtggtagcatcatgctttgggggtgtttttctgcacatgggacagggcgactgcactgtattaaggagaggatgaccggggccatgtattgcgagattttggggaacaacctccttccctcagttagagcattgaagatgggtcgaggctgggtc
This Sander lucioperca isolate FBNREF2018 chromosome 9, SLUC_FBN_1.2, whole genome shotgun sequence DNA region includes the following protein-coding sequences:
- the LOC116044908 gene encoding ABC transporter F family member 4-like isoform X2, yielding MGTEDDAALLFLIFQHLKVNGYRKAAKVLEKHVAQVETPEESSNLHDIYTGWMKLCSLAQHAKQETEDPALKKKSIKPEPATSEEEEGADTKPSNIPEENNVDAKPPLESKTDGAESSDTEPPCEGRDAESVSEQLLHPAAETKATDSDSEEKREEETKAEPEPAPVDVSAEAANKAESSSSDFEEEVGPGPVEPRQAASDRAWDGLPAPDPAAESSAEHKEDDDELKQETEAAPGETSAAEQTAASQTEASEDEDSAVKEPGQAEPGTADLTPQETNDQQTEREAPPPADPDSENPDEEEENEEKSKSTEGSDLTPPLKPEDQTETSPPPPEDPISNTEEQLDPEVNIILNIEVSDSEAAEPETVQPLPEEATESGQEPPTPKKRKKKNKSKKDVETPTADPPSTDSSTADTSSDTTLITKTGKKKKRAEEVVAEEETDQKQEEEEDMSQATSPEKKKKKAKKRKREPKEVEENDEGAPVTPSDKKIKKRKVKDVEEEQSEAAGVEDEESLVSPATDEKKKKKKKRKKEGRQEGEEVQSDERTAGGDGDTAKHLEATDGDSSQLSSAKKKHRPKKRLSLAKRLRRHRQEETAMMNQKWKEKKIAKKLKRMKGAAEETPDAAQQDDDTPKKKKMNTEQEENSSKENQPPKKKKKRLVEVEEEDEGSTVPAEPPEVDWSPLSKEIKKKKKKKKKMEAGEGEETAPVPVAVSQDGPAKKKKKNRLKEKLEETEPAADQQATSTKKKSSKKSIISD
- the LOC116044908 gene encoding ABC transporter F family member 4-like isoform X1; amino-acid sequence: MGTEDDAALLFLIFQHLKVNGYRKAAKVLEKHVAQVETPEESSNLHDIYTGWMKLCSLAQHAKQETEDPALKKKSIKPEPATSEEEEGADTKPSNIPEENNVDAKPPLESKTDGAESSDTEPPCEGRDAESVSEQLLHPAAETKATDSDSEEKREEETKAEPEPAPVDVSAEAANKAESSSSDFEEEVGPGPVEPRQAASDRAWDGLPAPDPAAESSAEHKEDDDELKQETEAAPGETSAAEQTAASQTEASEDEDSAVKEPGQAEPGTADLTPQETNDQQTEREAPPPADPDSENPDEEEENEEKSKSTEGSDLTPPLKPEDQTETSPPPPEDPISNTAEEQLDPEVNIILNIEVSDSEAAEPETVQPLPEEATESGQEPPTPKKRKKKNKSKKDVETPTADPPSTDSSTADTSSDTTLITKTGKKKKRAEEVVAEEETDQKQEEEEDMSQATSPEKKKKKAKKRKREPKEVEENDEGAPVTPSDKKIKKRKVKDVEEEQSEAAGVEDEESLVSPATDEKKKKKKKRKKEGRQEGEEVQSDERTAGGDGDTAKHLEATDGDSSQLSSAKKKHRPKKRLSLAKRLRRHRQEETAMMNQKWKEKKIAKKLKRMKGAAEETPDAAQQDDDTPKKKKMNTEQEENSSKENQPPKKKKKRLVEVEEEDEGSTVPAEPPEVDWSPLSKEIKKKKKKKKKMEAGEGEETAPVPVAVSQDGPAKKKKKNRLKEKLEETEPAADQQATSTKKKSSKKSIISD